One window from the genome of Choloepus didactylus isolate mChoDid1 chromosome 2, mChoDid1.pri, whole genome shotgun sequence encodes:
- the FBXO6 gene encoding F-box only protein 6 isoform X2 encodes MAPVTINELPENILLELFTHVPARQLLLHCRLVCSLWRDLIDLMTLWKRKCLCEGFITKDWDQPVADWKVFYFLCTLRRNLLHNPCAEEDMGSWRIDSNGGDRWKVESLPGDHGTDFPDPNVQKYFVTSYGMCLKSQLVDLKAEGYWEELLDTFRPDIVVKDWFAPRSDCGCAYHIRVQLTSADYIVLASFEPPPVIIHQWNDAKWTEVSHTFSDYPPGVRHILFQHGGQDTHFWAGWYGPRVTNSSIIISHKTTRSLAPADGSA; translated from the exons ATGGCCCCAGTGACCATCAACGAGCTGCCCGAGAACATCCTGCTGGAGCTGTTCACACACGTGCCCGCCCGCCAGCTGCTGCTGCACTGCCGCCTGGTCTGCAGCCTCTGGCGAGACCTCATCGACCTCATGACCCTGTGGAAGCGCAAGTGCCTGTGCGAGGGCTTCATCACCAAGGACTGGGACCAGCCGGTGGCCGACTGGAAGGTGTTCTACTTCCTGTGCACTCTCCGCAGGAACCTGCTGCACAACCCGTGTGCCGAAG AGGACATGGGATCCTGGCGAATCGACTCCAATGGGGGGGACCGCTGGAAGGTGGAGAGCCTCCCTGGAGATCATGGGACAGATTTTCCTGACCCAAATGTCCAGAAGTACTTTGTCACATCCTACGG cATGTGCCTCAAGTCCCAGCTGGTGGACCTCAAGGCCGAGGGCTACTGGGAGGAGCTGCTGGACACGTTTCGGCCCGACATCGTGGTCAAGGACTG GTTTGCTCCCAGATCAGACTGTGGCTGTGCCTACCACATCCGCGTCCAGCTGACTTCAGCTGACTATATCGTCTTGGCCTCCTTCGAGCCCCCACCCGTGATCATCCACCAGTGGAACGATGCCAAGTGGACGGAG GTCTCCCACACCTTCTCAGACTACCCTCCAGGCGTCCGCCACATCCTCTTCCAGCATGGAGGCCAGGACACCCATTTCTGGGCAGGCTGGTATGGGCCCCGCGTCACCAACAGCAGCATCATCATCAGCCATAAGACGACCAGGAGCCTGGCACCCGCCGACGGCTCAGCCTGA
- the FBXO6 gene encoding F-box only protein 6 isoform X1 — protein sequence MTRSSQATDSGLCASCPAPAMAPVTINELPENILLELFTHVPARQLLLHCRLVCSLWRDLIDLMTLWKRKCLCEGFITKDWDQPVADWKVFYFLCTLRRNLLHNPCAEEDMGSWRIDSNGGDRWKVESLPGDHGTDFPDPNVQKYFVTSYGMCLKSQLVDLKAEGYWEELLDTFRPDIVVKDWFAPRSDCGCAYHIRVQLTSADYIVLASFEPPPVIIHQWNDAKWTEVSHTFSDYPPGVRHILFQHGGQDTHFWAGWYGPRVTNSSIIISHKTTRSLAPADGSA from the exons ATGACCAGGAGCTCCCAGGCAACAGATTCAG GCCTGTGTGCATCCTGCCCTGCTCCAGCCATGGCCCCAGTGACCATCAACGAGCTGCCCGAGAACATCCTGCTGGAGCTGTTCACACACGTGCCCGCCCGCCAGCTGCTGCTGCACTGCCGCCTGGTCTGCAGCCTCTGGCGAGACCTCATCGACCTCATGACCCTGTGGAAGCGCAAGTGCCTGTGCGAGGGCTTCATCACCAAGGACTGGGACCAGCCGGTGGCCGACTGGAAGGTGTTCTACTTCCTGTGCACTCTCCGCAGGAACCTGCTGCACAACCCGTGTGCCGAAG AGGACATGGGATCCTGGCGAATCGACTCCAATGGGGGGGACCGCTGGAAGGTGGAGAGCCTCCCTGGAGATCATGGGACAGATTTTCCTGACCCAAATGTCCAGAAGTACTTTGTCACATCCTACGG cATGTGCCTCAAGTCCCAGCTGGTGGACCTCAAGGCCGAGGGCTACTGGGAGGAGCTGCTGGACACGTTTCGGCCCGACATCGTGGTCAAGGACTG GTTTGCTCCCAGATCAGACTGTGGCTGTGCCTACCACATCCGCGTCCAGCTGACTTCAGCTGACTATATCGTCTTGGCCTCCTTCGAGCCCCCACCCGTGATCATCCACCAGTGGAACGATGCCAAGTGGACGGAG GTCTCCCACACCTTCTCAGACTACCCTCCAGGCGTCCGCCACATCCTCTTCCAGCATGGAGGCCAGGACACCCATTTCTGGGCAGGCTGGTATGGGCCCCGCGTCACCAACAGCAGCATCATCATCAGCCATAAGACGACCAGGAGCCTGGCACCCGCCGACGGCTCAGCCTGA
- the LOC119527949 gene encoding F-box only protein 44 encodes MAVGNINELPENILLELFTHVPAHQLLLRCRLVCSLWRDLIDLVTLWKCKCLREGFITEDWDQPVADWKVFYFLCTLRRNLLHNPCAEEGFEFWNLDVNGGDEWKVEDLSRDQRKEFPNGQVKKYFVTSYYTCLKSQVVDLKAEGYWDELMDSTRPDIEVKDWFAARPDCGSKYQLCVQLLSSAHTPLGTFQPDPATIQQKSDAKWREVSHTFSNYPPGVRYIWFQHGSVDTHSWAGWYGPRVTNSSITIQPPLP; translated from the exons ATGGCCGTGGGGAACATCAACGAGCTGCCAGAGAACATCCTGCTGGAGCTGTTCACACACGTGCCCGCCCACCAGCTGCTGCTGCGCTGCCGCCTGGTCTGCAGCCTCTGGCGAGACCTCATCGACCTCGTGACCCTGTGGAAGTGCAAGTGCCTGCGCGAGGGCTTCATCACCGAGGACTGGGACCAGCCGGTGGCCGACTGGAAGGTGTTCTACTTCCTGTGCACTCTCCGCAGGAACCTGCTGCACAACCCATGTGCTGAAG AGGGGTTCGAGTTCTGGAACCTGGATGTGAATGGAGGTGATGAGTGGAAGGTGGAGGATCTTTCCAGAGACCAGAGGAAGGAATTCCCCAATGGCCAGGTCAAGAAATACTTCGTGACTTCCTATTA CACCTGCCTCAAGTCCCAGGTGGTGGACCTCAAGGCCGAAGGGTATTGGGACGAGCTGATGGACAGCACACGGCCGGACATCGAGGTCAAGGACTG GTTTGCAGCCAGGCCGGACTGTGGGTCCAAGTACCAGCTGTGCGTTCAGCTCCTGTCGTCCGCGCACACTCCTCTGGGAACCTTCCAGCCAGACCCGGCGACGATCCAGCAGAAGAGTGATGCCAAGTGGAGGGAG GTCTCCCACACGTTCTCCAACTACCCGCCCGGCGTCCGCTACATCTGGTTTCAGCACGGCAGTGTGGACACTCACTCCTGGGCCGGGTGGTACGGCCCGAGGGTCACCAACAGCAGCATCACCATCCAGCCCCCGCTGCCCTGA
- the FBXO2 gene encoding F-box only protein 2 has protein sequence MDGDGDPESVDQPEASPEEQPEEASAEEASAEEERPEEEEEAAAYLAELPEPLLLRVLAELPAAELVQACRLVCLRWKELVDGAPLWLLKCQQEGLVAEGGAEDERDHWQQFYFLSKRRRNLLRNPCGEEDLEGWCDVEHGGDGWRVEELPGDCGGEFSHDESVKKYFASSFEWCRKAQVVDLQAEGYWEELLDTTQPAIVAKDWYSGRSDAGCLYELTVKLLSEHEDVLAEFTSGQVAVPQDSDDGGWIEISHTFTDYGPGVRFVRFEHGGQDSVYWKGWFGARVTNSSVSVEP, from the exons ATGGACGGAGACGGCGACCCAG AGAGCGTGGACCAGCCGGAGGCGAGCCCGGAGGAGCAGCCGGAGGAGGCGAGCGCGGAGGAGGCGAGCGCGGAGGAGGAGCGgccggaggaggaggaggaggcggcggCGTACCTGGCCGAGCTGCCCGAGCCGCTGCTGCTGCGCGTGCTGGCCGAGCTGCCGGCCGCCGAGCTCGTGCAGGCCTGCCGCCTGGTGTGCCTGCGCTGGAAGGAGCTGGTGGACGGCGCCCCCCTGTGGCTGCTCAAGTGCCAGCAGGAGGGGCTGGTGGCCGAGGGCGGCGCGGAGGACGAGCGCGACCACTGGCAACAGTTCTACTTTCTGAGCAAGCGGCGGCGCAACCTCCTGCGCAACCCGTGCGGGGAAG AGGACTTGGAGGGCTGGTGTGACGTGGAGCACGGCGGGGACGGCTGGAGGGTGGAGGAGCTGCCTGGAGACTGTGGAGGGGAATTCAGCCACGATGAGAGCGTCAAGAAGTACTTTGCCTCTTCCTTTGA GTGGTGCCGCAAAGCCCAGGTCGTTGACCTGCAGGCCGAGGGTTACTGGGAGGAGCTGCTGGACACGACTCAGCCGGCCATCGTGGCGAAGGACTG GTACTCGGGCCGCAGCGACGCCGGCTGCCTGTACGAGCTCACGGTCAAGCTGCTGTCGGAGCACGAGGACGTGCTGGCCGAGTTCACCAGTGGGCAGGTGGCAGTGCCCCAGGACAGCGACGACGGCGGCTGGATCGAG ATCTCCCACACCTTCACTGACTACGGACCGGGGGTCCGCTTCGTCCGCTTTGAGCACGGGGGGCAGGACTCCGTCTACTGGAAGGGATGGTTCGGGGCCCGGGTAACCAACAGCAGCGTGTCGGTGGAGCCCTGA